The following are from one region of the Silene latifolia isolate original U9 population chromosome 9, ASM4854445v1, whole genome shotgun sequence genome:
- the LOC141600661 gene encoding uncharacterized protein LOC141600661, producing MGIRDWIEGRWREMDGHGRELMMVGCWAVWEVRNKVIFEGNGVVGREIISRVCSVMEEIEGGRELELTVGGRKGHGEVVKGSGGWQVPEPGLVKLNVDVGVKEGVGVGVGGVCRDETRKVLWGMSVFRKENWDPRIAEVVAILDGLEEAAAAGHDAVVVESDCLEVIEALQ from the coding sequence ATGGGGATTAGGGATTGGATTGAGGGGAGATGGAGGGAGATGGACGGGCATGGGAGAGAGTTGATGATGGTGGGGTGTTGGGCTGTTTGGGAGGTGAGAAACAAGGTGATATTTGAAGGGAATGGAGTCGTGGGGAGGGAAATTATTAGTCGAGTGTGTAGTGTCATGGAAGAGATAGAGGGAGGGCGTGAGTTGGAGCTGACAGTTGGTGGGAGGAAAGGGCATGGAGAGGTAGTGAAGGGCAGTGGCGGATGGCAAGTACCGGAGCCGGGATTGGTCAAGCTAAATGTTGACGTAGGAGTTAAAGAAGGTGTGGGCGTGGGCGTTGGAGGGGTGTGCAGGGATGAGACGAGAAAGGTGTTATGGGGGATGTCGGTTTTTAGGAAGGAAAATTGGGATCCTCGGATAGCAGAAGTAGTGGCGATTCTAGACGGACTTGAAGAAGCAGCTGCAGCAGGCCATGACGCGGTTGTCGTGGAAAGCGATTGCTTGGAAGTTATCGAAGCACTGCAGTAG
- the LOC141599266 gene encoding uncharacterized protein LOC141599266, giving the protein MRTSNVCNSLINKGNFAKTKWSLLPIPHGTIPEPKGVDLDFVNVAYSHLIHSDWEKLEGLASGLNPFRFKHVLLKIKNDYVLSHEFYKWVKVKQPVLLTLETQSMIVHILTKHQKFQSAGSILRGILSSSSADFDLPMRLFEAILYSYRMCDSSPGVFDSLFKAHAHLKKLRNATSTFRQMKDYGFLPTIESCNALMSSMHSLKRADIVLSFYREIRKCGISPNVYTLNMVIAAHCKLTSIEKALEIFHDMGDMGILPTVATYNTIISGYCNKGLLTSAVKLKSAMEKNGLKPTEVTFNTLIHGFCKEGRLQEANKVLSEMRAKEVAPNTITYNALINGYSQSGNSESGYELYEQMQRHGVKTDILTYNALILAFCKEGKTKKAAYIVKELDKQNLAPNASTFSALILGQCVRKNPERAFQLYRSMIRSGFSPNRCTSERLMFSFCENQDYDGAVQVLREMLKSNMSPDSDVLSVLWDGLCQNGNEDLATLLQNEIKARFPNCEVSASDQ; this is encoded by the coding sequence ATGAGAACTTCCAATGTGTGCAATTCTCTGATCAACAAGGGTAATTTTGCGAAAACGAAATGGAGTTTATTACCAATTCCTCATGGAACAATTCCTGAACCCAAAGGTGTTGATCTTGATTTTGTTAATGTAGCATATAGTCATTTAATACATTCTGATTGGGAGAAACTCGAGGGATTAGCAAGCGGTTTGAACCCGTTTAGATTTAAGCATGTTTTGTTAAAGATTAAGAACGATTATGTTCTTTCACATGAATTTTATAAGTGGGTTAAGGTAAAGCAGCCTGTTTTACTCACTCTCGAGACTCAATCGATGATTGTTCACATTTTGACGAAACACCAGAAATTTCAATCTGCTGGGTCGATTTTGAGGGGTATTTTGAGTTCAAGTTCAGCTGATTTTGATTTACccatgaggctgtttgaggcgaTATTGTACTCGTATAGGATGTGTGATTCGTCTCCTGGTGTATTTGATTCGCTGTTTAAGGCTCATGCCCATTTGAAAAAACTTAGGAATGCTACCTCTACCTTTCGCCAAATGAAGGATTATGGGTTTCTTCCCACAATTGAGTCTTGCAATGCATTGATGAGTTCCATGCACAGTTTGAAGAGGGCCGATATTGTGTTGAGTTTTTATAGGGAAATTCGGAAATGTGGGATTTCACCAAATGTGTATACTCTCAACATGGTTATTGCTGCTCATTGTAAACTGACAAGTATTGAGAAAGCTCTTGAGATATTTCATGATATGGGCGATATGGGTATATTACCTACAGTTGCAACATATAATACTATTATTTCTGGGTATTGCAATAAGGGCCTTCTCACTTCGGCCGTGAAGCTAAAATCTGCTATGGAGAAGAACGGATTAAAGCCGACTGAGGTGACATTCAACACTCTTATTCATGGGTTTTGCAAGGAAGGAAGATTGCAGGAAGCAAACAAGGTTTTGAGTGAGATGAGAGCTAAGGAAGTAGCTCCTAATACTATAACTTATAATGCTTTGATAAATGGATACAGCCAATCGGGAAATAGTGAGTCGGGATATGAGCTTTATGAACAGATGCAAAGACATGGGGTTAAGACTGATATTCTGACTTATAATGCTTTAATCTTAGCGTTCTGCAAGGAGGGTAAGACTAAGAAAGCCGCTTATATCGTCAAGGAACTCGATAAGCAGAATCTAGCACCAAATGCCTCGACTTTCTCTGCTCTTATTTTGGGACAGTGCGTCAGGAAGAACCCTGAACGTGCATTCCAATTGTACAGAAGTATGATTCGGAGTGGTTTTTCCCCGAATCGTTGTACTTCCGAAAGATTAATGTTTTCTTTTTGTGAGAATCAGGATTATGATGGAGCAGTTCAGGTTTTGAGGGAAATGTTAAAGAGTAACATGTCACCCGATTCTGATGTCCTGTCTGTGTTGTGGGATGGGCTTTGTCAGAATGGAAATGAAGATTTAGCTACATTATTGCAGAACGAAATCAAAGCTAGATTTCCTAACTGTGAAGTCTCCGCCAGTGACCAGTAA
- the LOC141599268 gene encoding cytochrome P450 97B2, chloroplastic → MASTIASVSSVLPVHLFNGGCSIKPHHFLSPLAPQLSSPPIRRRIICQSTGTEKPKSRNVLDNASNLLTNFLSGGSLGSMPTAEGAVTDLFGRPLFLSLYDWFLEHGSVYKLAFGPKAFVVVSDPIVARHILRENAFSYDKGVLAEILEPIMGKGLIPADLDTWKQRRRVIAPGFHALYLEAMVRVFTDCAEKTTFKFEKLLEDVHAKENIELDLEAEFSSLALDIIGLGVFNYDFGSITKESPVIKAVYGTLFEAEHRSTFYIPYWKLPFASWIVPRQRKFQNDLKVINDCLDGLIKNAKDTREETDVEKLQQRDYSNLKDASLLRFFVDMRGVDVDDRQLRDDLMTMLIAGHETTAAVLTWAIFLLSQSPSKMKKAQEEIDVVLGKGRVTYDSLKKLEYIRLIVVESLRLYPQPPLLIRRALKSDRLPGGHKGEKEGYQIPAGTDIFISVYNLHRSPYFWDKPHEFEPERFLVQNKTEEIEGWSGYDPSRSPGALYPNEIVSDFAFLPFGGGPRKCVGDQFALMESTIALAMLLQKFDVELRGSPEEVELVTGATIHTKSGLWCKLRKRADVPVSESLV, encoded by the exons ATGGCTTCCACTATAGCTTCAGTTTCTTCAGTGTTACCAGTTCACCTCTTCAATGGCGGTTGCTCCATTAAACCTCATCACTTCCTCTCTCCTCTCGCTCCTCAACTTTCTTCACCTCCAATACGACGCCGTATTAT ATGCCAGTCAACTGGTACGGAAAAACCAAAGTCGAGGAATGTTCTGGACAATGCAAGCAACCTCTTGACAAACTTCTTAAGTGGAGGGAGCCTTGGTTCTATGCCAACAGCTGAAGGAGCAGTCACAGATCTGTTCGGTCGCCCTCTTTTCCTGTCATTGTATGATTGGTTCTTGGAG CATGGATCCGTCTATAAACTTGCTTTTGGGCCAAAAGCATTTGTTGTCGTGTCAGATCCTATCGTGGCAAGACATATCCTTAGAGAGAATGCGTTTTCTTATGATAAG GGAGTTCTTGCTGAAATCCTGGAACCAATAATGGGTAAAGGACTTATTCCTGCTGACCTTGATACATGGAAGCAAAGGAGAAGAG TTATTGCGCCTGGTTTTCATGCATTATACTTGGAAGCCATGGTTAGGGTTTTCACGGACTGTGCTGAGAAAACAACTTTTAAATTTGAAAAACTGCTTGAAGACGTACATGCTAAGGAAAACATTGAGTTGGATCTTGAAGCAGAATTTTCAAGTTTGGCACTTGACATTATTGGACTTGGTGTATTCAACTATGACTTTGGCTCAATAACAAAAGAATCTCCTGTTATAAAG GCAGTTTATGGTACACTTTTTGAAGCAGAACATCGATCAACTTTCTACATTCCTTACTGGAAGTTACCTTTTGCCAGCTGGATTGTTCCAAGACAGAGGAAGTTTCAGAATGACCTAAAGGTTATCAATGATTGTCTTGATGGACTCATAAAAAATGCAAAAGATACTAGGGAG gagacagatgtcgagaaatTGCAGCAAAGGGATTATTCGAATCTTAAG GATGCCAGCCTTTTGCGTTTCTTTGTCGACATGCGAGGTGTTGATGTTGATGATCGTCAG CTAAGAGATGATCTGATGACAATGTTAATTGCTGGCCATGAAACCACAGCTGCTGTTCTTACTTGGGCTATTTTCCTCCTTTCTCAG AGCCCATCCAAAATGAAGAAAGCTCAAGAAGAAATTGATGTAGTGTTAGGGAAGGGAAGAGTAACTTATGATTCTCTTAAAAAATTGGA GTATATTAGACTTATTGTCGTAGAATCTCTTCGTTTGTACCCTCAACCACCTTTGCTTATCAGACGAGCCCTTAAATCCGATAGGTTGCCAG GGGGGCACAAGGGTGAAAAAGAAGGATACCAAATACCAGCAGGCACCGATATCTTTATTTCT GTATATAATCTACACAGATCTCCATATTTCTGGGATAAACCTCATGAATTTGAGCCCGAGAGGTTCTTGGTCCAAAATAAAACTGAAGAAATAGAAGGATGGTCCGGATATGATCCATCTCGGAGTCCTGGAGCTCTATATCCTAATGAG ATAGTATCAGATTTTGCCTTTTTACCTTTTGGTGGTGGACCGAGAAAGTGTGTTGGAGACCAGTTTGCTCTAATGGAATCTACAATTGCTTTAGCTATGTTGCTCCAGAAATTTGACGTTGAGCTGAGAGGATCTCCAGAAGAAGTCGaacttgtgacgggagccacaattCATACTAAAAGTGGGCTCTGGTGCAAACTCAGAAAGAGAGCAGATGTACCTGTAAGCGAATCTCTGGTGTAA